The Candidatus Phaeomarinobacter ectocarpi genome includes a region encoding these proteins:
- a CDS encoding ABC transporter permease, whose amino-acid sequence MRFLGLTSSASAYARIAAIFLKEMIQMRRDRLTLAMMLGVPIMQLVLFGYAINLDPKDLPAAALVEEQTPIVRTILTAMETSGYYDFVEQVEDHQQAADLLRRGDVAFVVTFPAGFTERLVRGDRPQLLIEADASDPSASSNAVGRANEIVNLALRHDLKGALAHLKQGPAPVEVIVHARYNPEGLTQYNIVPGLLGVILTMTSVMITSIAMTREGERGTMENLLAMPAKPYEVMIGKIGPYVAVGAVQTVIVLVAAKYVFGVPFAGSLPLLLVGIMLFIIANLALGFMFSTFAQSQMQAMQLTFFFFLPSILLSGFMFPFRGMPDWAQIIGEGLPLTHFLRIARGIMLKGADFSDIQMPFAAICLFTVAVGILAVMRYQRTLD is encoded by the coding sequence ATGAGGTTCCTGGGCCTCACGTCTTCCGCATCAGCTTATGCACGCATCGCCGCCATCTTCCTCAAGGAGATGATCCAGATGCGCCGTGACCGGCTGACCCTGGCCATGATGCTGGGCGTGCCGATCATGCAGCTTGTCCTATTCGGCTATGCCATCAATCTGGACCCAAAGGATCTACCCGCTGCCGCATTGGTTGAAGAGCAGACACCGATCGTCCGCACCATCCTCACCGCTATGGAGACATCGGGATACTATGACTTTGTCGAGCAGGTCGAAGACCATCAGCAGGCAGCCGATCTTCTCAGGCGCGGTGACGTGGCTTTTGTCGTCACGTTTCCTGCAGGCTTCACAGAGCGGCTTGTTCGTGGCGACCGGCCTCAATTGTTGATCGAGGCTGATGCATCAGATCCGTCGGCTTCTTCAAATGCGGTGGGCCGCGCAAACGAGATTGTGAATCTTGCGCTACGCCACGACCTCAAGGGCGCGCTTGCGCATTTGAAACAGGGGCCTGCGCCGGTCGAGGTGATTGTCCATGCGCGCTATAACCCCGAAGGCCTCACGCAATACAACATCGTGCCTGGTCTGTTGGGGGTGATCCTCACCATGACGTCGGTGATGATTACATCCATCGCCATGACCCGCGAAGGAGAGCGGGGCACCATGGAAAACCTGCTAGCCATGCCGGCCAAACCCTATGAAGTGATGATCGGCAAGATCGGGCCTTACGTGGCTGTGGGGGCGGTGCAGACGGTCATTGTGCTCGTTGCGGCCAAGTATGTGTTCGGCGTACCGTTTGCCGGCTCGTTGCCGCTTCTGCTTGTGGGCATCATGCTGTTCATCATCGCCAATCTGGCGCTGGGCTTCATGTTCTCGACCTTTGCCCAGTCGCAGATGCAGGCGATGCAGCTCACATTCTTTTTCTTTCTTCCGTCGATCCTGCTCTCCGGTTTCATGTTTCCCTTTCGCGGCATGCCGGACTGGGCACAGATCATTGGTGAAGGCTTGCCGCTCACTCACTTCCTGCGCATTGCGCGTGGCATCATGCTGAAGGGTGCAGACTTTTCAGACATACAGATGCCGTTTGCCGCTATCTGCCTTTTCACAGTGGCCGTCGGTATCCTCGCTGTGATGCGATATCAGCGCACGCTGGACTAG
- a CDS encoding ABC transporter ATP-binding protein — protein MNVTSQNDLAIDVRGLVKRFGDKTAVDGVDIQMPRGQVWGFLGPNGSGKTTTIRMICGLLDPTEGAGRALGFDILSESAAIKRRTGYMTQKFSFWGDLTIRENLEFVARLYELDRLSEQVDRTLETLGLADRQHQLAGALSGGWKQRLALGAVTMHQPQLLLLDEPTAGVDPQARRDFWDEIHRLSSAGLTVLVSTHYMDEAERCDRIVYLAYGKLITEGRVSDVIAKSGLITFRGVGNDVRPLSAYLESQPGVEHAAYFGAALHVSGQDRAALERAIATVDPSTATWEEVAPGLEDAFIALMSRTGGDLRVHS, from the coding sequence ATGAACGTGACCTCACAAAACGATCTGGCGATAGATGTTCGCGGTCTGGTCAAACGCTTTGGCGACAAGACGGCGGTGGATGGTGTGGATATCCAGATGCCGCGTGGTCAGGTCTGGGGGTTTCTTGGGCCCAACGGCTCCGGCAAGACCACAACCATTCGCATGATCTGCGGCCTGCTCGACCCGACCGAAGGTGCGGGACGGGCGCTGGGCTTTGACATCCTGAGCGAAAGTGCGGCCATCAAGCGACGCACGGGGTACATGACCCAGAAGTTTTCCTTCTGGGGTGATCTCACCATTCGCGAAAACCTTGAATTCGTTGCGCGGCTCTATGAACTCGACCGTTTGTCAGAGCAGGTAGACCGCACCCTGGAAACGCTTGGTTTGGCGGATCGGCAGCATCAATTGGCTGGCGCCCTGTCTGGTGGTTGGAAACAGCGGCTGGCCCTTGGTGCAGTGACCATGCACCAACCACAACTCTTGCTTCTGGACGAACCGACGGCCGGTGTTGACCCGCAGGCACGCCGTGACTTCTGGGATGAAATCCACCGGTTGTCGTCGGCTGGCCTGACGGTACTGGTTTCAACGCACTACATGGATGAAGCCGAGCGCTGTGATCGCATCGTCTACCTTGCCTACGGCAAACTCATCACTGAAGGACGGGTCAGTGACGTGATTGCGAAATCCGGACTGATCACATTCCGTGGTGTTGGCAATGATGTGCGTCCGCTGTCGGCCTATCTTGAGTCTCAGCCTGGTGTCGAACACGCCGCCTATTTCGGTGCGGCGCTGCACGTCAGCGGGCAGGACCGTGCGGCACTCGAGCGAGCGATCGCGACGGTGGACCCGTCAACGGCAACCTGGGAGGAGGTGGCACCCGGCCTAGAAGACGCGTTCATCGCACTGATGTCGCGCACTGGCGGCGACCTGCGGGTGCACTCATGA
- a CDS encoding HlyD family secretion protein, translating to MTTLFHRMALVLCVPLALVACGQESDGRIYTGYVEAQLVYVAAPASGWLTDVPLSEGQTVSTGDLVFELDNGLQTAAVAEAKARLEQATAQLADLEKGVRSQEMRAFEAQLAEANADLRLARSERDRSLALVQRGVAAAARGDEATARYGVALARMNTATANLETAKLAARDDTVDAAAAARDAASDALTQAQWHLTERNVLSKTSGTVEEVFNRTGEFVSAGTPVAAVLPADGLKVRFFVPQRHLAHVQHDGAVSISADALDQTVAARITHIAREAEFTPPVIYSEESRDTLVFLVEAKPLDGSALRPGQPVDVRVP from the coding sequence ATGACCACACTCTTTCATCGAATGGCCTTGGTGCTTTGTGTGCCTCTCGCGCTGGTGGCTTGCGGACAGGAGTCAGACGGTCGCATTTACACGGGATATGTCGAAGCTCAGCTGGTGTATGTCGCGGCTCCCGCGTCGGGATGGCTGACGGACGTGCCCTTGTCAGAAGGGCAGACTGTTTCAACTGGCGATCTGGTGTTCGAGTTGGACAATGGCCTGCAAACCGCTGCCGTTGCGGAAGCAAAAGCAAGGTTGGAACAGGCAACTGCGCAATTAGCAGATCTTGAAAAAGGGGTTCGCTCGCAGGAAATGAGGGCCTTCGAAGCGCAACTTGCCGAAGCAAATGCGGATTTGCGACTGGCGCGGTCCGAGCGCGACCGCTCATTGGCGTTGGTCCAGCGCGGTGTCGCTGCCGCAGCGCGCGGTGACGAGGCAACGGCACGCTACGGTGTTGCGCTTGCCCGGATGAATACGGCGACGGCAAATCTGGAAACCGCAAAACTGGCTGCACGCGATGACACGGTTGATGCGGCAGCAGCGGCACGCGACGCAGCTTCGGACGCCCTGACCCAGGCTCAGTGGCATCTCACTGAGCGCAATGTGCTGTCGAAGACCTCGGGAACCGTAGAAGAAGTATTCAATAGGACAGGCGAGTTTGTATCCGCTGGTACGCCCGTGGCAGCGGTCCTGCCTGCTGATGGTCTCAAGGTTCGTTTCTTTGTGCCTCAAAGGCATCTAGCGCATGTGCAGCATGATGGTGCGGTATCAATTTCAGCAGATGCTCTTGATCAGACTGTTGCGGCGCGTATCACGCACATTGCGCGTGAAGCCGAGTTCACACCGCCGGTGATCTACAGCGAAGAGTCGCGTGACACATTGGTGTTTCTTGTGGAAGCAAAACCACTGGACGGCTCGGCCCTGCGTCCGGGGCAACCAGTTGATGTGAGGGTGCCATGA
- a CDS encoding TetR/AcrR family transcriptional regulator, translating to MQRARTDDAKDERRQALLSAALEVFVEKSFAAARMDDIARAASLSKGTVYLYFSSKEDLFEAVLRNVALPKVEHIENLMRDAPSVGEALDGIGLFVPHLIRETALPRIIKLLISESGMFPEIVQSYREDVLDRLLGGVTGLLARAKAAGEIEVGDPALAARLVAAPIAFSALWSVVFETVPEARVDIDALMAMHVTHLKRALGVIEEVSA from the coding sequence ATGCAACGGGCGCGGACAGATGATGCGAAAGACGAACGACGGCAGGCCCTGCTTTCAGCTGCTCTGGAAGTCTTTGTGGAGAAGAGTTTTGCGGCGGCGCGCATGGACGACATTGCGCGGGCGGCTTCTCTCTCCAAGGGCACCGTCTACCTCTACTTCTCGTCGAAGGAAGATCTGTTCGAAGCCGTCCTGCGAAACGTCGCGCTTCCAAAAGTTGAACACATCGAAAACCTGATGCGCGACGCGCCCTCCGTTGGCGAGGCGCTGGATGGTATTGGCCTGTTTGTCCCGCACCTGATCCGCGAAACAGCTCTGCCCCGGATCATCAAGCTACTCATCTCCGAGTCCGGCATGTTTCCCGAAATTGTTCAGTCCTACCGTGAAGATGTGCTGGACCGACTGCTGGGTGGTGTGACGGGGCTCCTGGCCCGCGCCAAAGCAGCCGGAGAAATAGAGGTGGGTGATCCGGCACTCGCCGCGAGGCTCGTGGCGGCACCCATCGCGTTTTCCGCTTTGTGGAGCGTTGTGTTTGAAACTGTCCCCGAAGCGCGCGTCGATATTGATGCCCTGATGGCCATGCATGTGACGCATCTCAAGCGCGCCCTCGGTGTCATTGAGGAGGTTAGCGCATGA
- a CDS encoding FAD-dependent oxidoreductase, with product MTDVSHKVVTTPSPAPDAPPWAAGVEGRMDELYPRLSDDETKKVLTYGDEVLVSAGTRLWEVGERNVAFYLVLDGQMDILRRDEAGEHIVYTHERGGFSGETVTMTGRGAFVAGAAKSDLRAVKVSNELLRDLLAVEAELGEKILQAFILRRMNMISKHLGDIIIVGDETDKQAAGIREFLSRNAVPYAVVDASADAEAGRRKALDAETCPKPLVICGHTRLSQPTIKEVADCLGLTAELPADASFDVAVIGGGPAGLAAAVYSASEGLDVVVLEKCAIGGQAGSSSRIENYLGFPTGISGQALTGRGFLQAQKFGAEVAVAQEAAALTCGSPFHHLTLDCGGQLKARAVVIASGAIYRQPDIEGLEKFEGVGVHYGASHIQGMMCRDQHVVIVGGGNSAGQAAVYLSGRARKVSILIRRDNLADTMSQYLIRRIESTPNIELVVHTEVQRLEGESGVERIHVRNNQSGEDTAMDATHLFLFIGAKPASDFLEDRIIRDEKGFVRTGDTLTAEHLETANWPLARKPFHLETSCPGVFAVGDIRSGSIKRVASAVGDGSVCVSFVHSAIAESQKDKR from the coding sequence GTGACCGATGTCTCACACAAGGTTGTAACCACCCCCTCTCCTGCTCCTGATGCGCCGCCATGGGCGGCTGGTGTCGAAGGACGGATGGACGAGCTTTATCCGCGCCTGAGCGATGACGAGACCAAAAAGGTGCTGACCTATGGCGATGAGGTCTTGGTATCGGCAGGAACGCGCCTTTGGGAAGTCGGTGAGCGGAACGTCGCCTTCTATCTCGTGCTGGATGGGCAGATGGATATCCTGCGCCGCGACGAAGCGGGCGAGCACATTGTCTATACCCATGAGCGTGGCGGCTTCAGCGGTGAAACCGTCACGATGACCGGGCGGGGTGCCTTTGTTGCCGGTGCAGCGAAATCTGATCTGCGTGCGGTCAAAGTGTCGAATGAGCTATTGCGCGATCTTCTGGCTGTGGAAGCTGAGCTGGGCGAGAAGATCCTGCAAGCATTCATCCTTAGACGGATGAATATGATTTCCAAGCATCTGGGTGATATCATCATTGTGGGTGACGAGACCGACAAGCAAGCTGCCGGCATACGCGAGTTTCTGTCACGCAATGCTGTTCCCTATGCGGTGGTTGATGCGTCAGCCGACGCGGAGGCCGGCAGGCGCAAGGCGCTTGATGCAGAAACCTGTCCGAAGCCGCTGGTGATCTGTGGGCATACACGGCTGTCTCAGCCAACCATCAAGGAAGTGGCTGATTGCCTGGGGCTGACTGCGGAGTTGCCGGCTGACGCGTCCTTTGATGTCGCTGTTATTGGCGGTGGTCCTGCTGGCCTTGCCGCTGCAGTGTATTCCGCGTCCGAGGGGCTAGATGTTGTGGTGCTTGAAAAATGCGCCATTGGCGGTCAGGCGGGGTCATCGTCGCGCATTGAAAACTATCTTGGGTTTCCCACCGGCATTTCCGGTCAGGCGCTTACCGGGCGAGGATTCCTGCAGGCGCAAAAGTTCGGTGCCGAAGTGGCCGTGGCGCAGGAAGCCGCGGCATTGACCTGCGGGTCACCCTTCCATCACCTCACGCTTGATTGCGGTGGCCAATTGAAGGCGCGTGCTGTTGTAATTGCGTCTGGCGCTATTTACCGGCAGCCGGACATTGAGGGACTTGAGAAATTCGAAGGCGTCGGTGTTCATTACGGAGCCAGCCATATCCAGGGGATGATGTGCCGGGATCAGCATGTGGTGATTGTCGGCGGCGGAAACTCGGCCGGACAGGCGGCGGTCTATCTCTCGGGCCGTGCCCGCAAGGTGTCGATTCTGATCCGCCGGGACAACCTGGCAGATACCATGTCGCAATATCTCATCCGGCGGATAGAGAGCACGCCGAACATCGAGCTCGTTGTGCATACAGAGGTGCAACGCCTTGAGGGTGAGAGTGGCGTGGAACGCATTCACGTGCGCAACAACCAAAGTGGTGAAGACACAGCAATGGATGCAACGCACCTGTTCTTGTTCATTGGTGCAAAACCGGCGTCAGATTTTCTGGAGGACAGGATCATCCGCGATGAGAAGGGATTTGTCCGCACGGGCGATACGCTGACTGCAGAACACCTTGAAACTGCTAACTGGCCTTTAGCGCGAAAGCCCTTCCATCTGGAGACGAGTTGTCCCGGGGTCTTTGCTGTCGGTGATATCCGCTCGGGGTCCATCAAACGGGTGGCCTCGGCTGTGGGTGATGGCTCGGTATGTGTGAGTTTTGTCCATAGCGCCATTGCTGAAAGCCAGAAAGACAAGCGCTAA
- a CDS encoding sensor domain-containing phosphodiesterase, producing the protein MSNPSLIDFLASKNSESAAQDDLVTRALETVRQHLEMDVAYVSEIVDNKSVFRKVDAPGLEELIKPGDEKSLDDVYCKHILEGRLPELMPDTSKEPFAANMPVTEMIGAHVSVPLRRDNGQVYGMFCCFSAEPKEHLNERDLNITRAFAGLVAEKIGADLKHSEDYDEKRTRIEHTIANNEMSLVFQPIVDLSTNQPIGFESLARFSGQPQRPPNEWFDEANEVGLGIDLELRAIRTALEEAASLPDGISVSVNASPFVVVDPRFGDVFDGLDLTDIVVEITEHAQVEDYGALGRALKPLRNRGLRLAIDDAGGGYAGLQYMLLLHPDIIKLDISLTSNVHTNAAKSSLASALVLFASQTGAAIIAEGIETQEELNALKMLGVHRGQGYLLGRPAALVDALEMLPADDKSAELGRTA; encoded by the coding sequence ATGTCCAATCCGTCTCTTATCGACTTCCTCGCCAGCAAAAATTCTGAAAGCGCCGCGCAAGACGATCTTGTGACACGCGCCCTTGAGACAGTACGCCAGCATCTGGAGATGGATGTCGCCTACGTATCAGAAATCGTCGACAACAAATCCGTCTTTCGCAAAGTGGATGCCCCCGGCCTCGAGGAACTGATCAAACCCGGCGACGAAAAATCGCTGGACGATGTCTATTGCAAACACATTCTGGAAGGCCGCCTGCCCGAGTTGATGCCAGACACATCCAAGGAACCGTTTGCAGCCAACATGCCGGTGACTGAGATGATCGGCGCCCATGTCAGCGTGCCGCTGCGCCGCGACAACGGACAGGTGTATGGGATGTTCTGCTGCTTCAGCGCCGAACCAAAAGAACACCTCAACGAACGCGACCTGAACATCACACGCGCTTTTGCGGGCCTGGTTGCCGAGAAGATCGGCGCGGACCTCAAACATTCTGAAGATTATGATGAAAAGCGCACACGCATTGAACACACAATAGCAAACAACGAGATGTCTCTTGTTTTCCAGCCGATTGTGGATCTCTCAACGAACCAGCCCATTGGCTTTGAAAGCCTGGCCCGCTTCTCAGGCCAGCCGCAGCGTCCGCCAAATGAGTGGTTTGACGAAGCCAATGAAGTGGGCTTGGGCATCGATCTGGAGTTACGTGCCATACGGACCGCACTTGAAGAAGCTGCATCTTTGCCAGATGGCATCTCCGTCTCCGTAAATGCCTCGCCGTTTGTGGTGGTGGACCCACGGTTCGGTGATGTGTTTGACGGTCTTGATCTCACAGACATCGTTGTCGAAATCACAGAGCATGCTCAGGTGGAAGACTATGGTGCACTGGGCCGTGCATTGAAGCCCTTGCGCAATCGCGGGCTGCGCCTTGCAATCGACGATGCAGGCGGCGGCTATGCAGGTCTGCAATACATGCTGCTTCTCCACCCTGACATCATTAAGCTGGACATCTCGCTTACCAGCAACGTGCACACCAACGCTGCAAAGTCGTCCCTGGCGTCAGCGCTTGTCTTGTTTGCAAGCCAGACCGGCGCCGCGATTATCGCCGAGGGTATTGAGACACAAGAAGAGCTGAACGCCCTCAAGATGCTTGGCGTGCACCGTGGTCAGGGGTATCTGCTTGGTCGCCCAGCCGCGTTGGTGGATGCGCTGGAGATGCTGCCGGCAGATGACAAGTCCGCGGAGCTCGGTCGCACTGCCTGA
- a CDS encoding ATP-grasp domain-containing protein, which produces MPASRKIAFLACKHNLTTSPDKWPDAFEHDMELDAFAPAFAAVGLELIEVDWEQVDPSTADFDLYFVRTTWNYKEKPNAFAAFLSRAAAYAPVMNDPQTIFWNMNKRYLEELEAKGLPVIPSAFVDGPDTTVDDLRARLGTPEIVLKPLYGGGGFDMRRVTRDEDGLDLVPDTHFAQPFMSGILDQGELSFVFVEREFSHALRKRPADGNYLIHTHHGGADEAYHPPSGEIEACRAFLEVMPGPAIATRVDVVPHQGQLLLMELEAIEAHLFPAYNPQLGSMLAKACRRIID; this is translated from the coding sequence ATGCCTGCCTCCCGAAAGATCGCTTTTCTTGCCTGCAAACACAATCTGACAACGTCGCCGGACAAGTGGCCGGATGCGTTCGAGCATGACATGGAGCTGGATGCTTTTGCGCCGGCCTTCGCAGCGGTGGGGCTTGAACTGATCGAAGTGGACTGGGAGCAGGTTGATCCTTCGACAGCGGACTTTGATCTCTACTTTGTGCGCACAACATGGAACTACAAAGAAAAGCCGAACGCGTTCGCAGCTTTTCTATCCCGGGCTGCTGCATATGCCCCTGTGATGAATGATCCGCAGACAATTTTCTGGAACATGAACAAGCGGTATCTGGAAGAGTTGGAGGCCAAGGGCCTTCCGGTTATTCCCAGTGCTTTTGTGGATGGTCCGGATACCACCGTGGATGACTTGCGCGCGCGCTTGGGCACGCCTGAGATTGTGCTCAAGCCACTTTATGGCGGCGGAGGGTTTGATATGCGTCGGGTGACGCGTGATGAAGATGGCCTGGACCTGGTGCCTGACACCCATTTCGCCCAGCCGTTCATGTCCGGCATTCTGGATCAAGGAGAGTTGTCGTTCGTGTTCGTCGAGCGTGAGTTCTCTCACGCCCTACGCAAGCGACCCGCCGATGGAAACTACCTGATCCATACCCATCACGGGGGGGCGGATGAAGCGTATCACCCTCCTTCAGGGGAGATTGAAGCGTGTCGCGCATTCCTTGAGGTGATGCCCGGACCGGCCATCGCTACCCGCGTTGATGTGGTGCCGCATCAAGGTCAGTTGCTGCTGATGGAGCTGGAGGCCATCGAGGCACATCTCTTTCCTGCCTATAATCCACAGCTGGGCAGTATGCTCGCGAAGGCCTGCCGTCGCATCATCGACTGA